The following are encoded together in the Arcticibacterium luteifluviistationis genome:
- a CDS encoding MarC family protein — protein sequence MSDILATIFFLIAVIDPLGSVPVYLEATKQFDIKYKKKVALRASVIAFFILVFFIVIGQLILEGMAVSLDAFQISGGVILFLFALTMIFGDGKPQMEKHLIKDYKHVTIFPVAIPSIASPGAIMAVVLMTDNHLYDLQQQSIFTLLVAVVIGLTCLLLLAANIVQEKVGEYGITVISKIMGLILASYAVQSILSGLRDFFKI from the coding sequence ATGTCCGACATTCTTGCAACGATTTTTTTTCTAATAGCTGTAATAGACCCTTTGGGTTCCGTTCCGGTTTATCTAGAAGCCACCAAGCAGTTTGATATTAAGTATAAAAAGAAGGTGGCTTTACGTGCTTCGGTCATTGCTTTTTTCATATTGGTATTCTTTATAGTTATAGGTCAGCTTATTTTAGAGGGCATGGCTGTGTCTTTAGATGCTTTCCAGATTTCAGGTGGAGTGATATTGTTCTTGTTTGCTTTAACTATGATTTTTGGTGATGGAAAGCCCCAAATGGAGAAGCATTTGATAAAAGACTATAAACATGTAACAATATTTCCAGTGGCTATTCCATCTATAGCTTCTCCGGGAGCTATTATGGCGGTGGTATTAATGACAGATAATCACTTATATGACCTTCAGCAGCAGTCAATATTTACGCTGTTGGTAGCTGTGGTGATAGGTTTGACTTGTCTTCTACTTTTGGCAGCCAATATTGTGCAGGAGAAAGTTGGGGAGTATGGAATTACGGTTATTAGTAAAATAATGGGACTTATTTTAGCCTCGTATGCAGTTCAAAGCATTTTGAGTGGCTTGAGAGACTTCTTTAAAATCTAA
- a CDS encoding peroxiredoxin — translation MSLVGKKAPIFKAIAAVEGYTLDENFSLEKYIGKNEVLLFFYPKDFTFVCPTELIAFQNKMEEFEKRGVVVVGCSTDTEQTHLAWLRTPRKQGGIQGVNYPIIADTDKTIANNFGVLGGSYQMAENGQLEFVGEPVAFRGTFLIDKEGIVRHEVVNYFPIGRSVDEELRTIDAWQFSQKYGEVCPANWQSGDDTLKESHESVSEYLSANA, via the coding sequence ATGTCATTAGTAGGTAAAAAAGCACCAATTTTTAAGGCTATTGCAGCCGTTGAAGGATATACTTTAGATGAAAATTTTTCATTAGAAAAATACATAGGGAAGAACGAAGTTTTATTATTCTTTTACCCAAAGGATTTTACTTTTGTTTGTCCAACTGAATTGATCGCTTTCCAAAATAAAATGGAAGAGTTTGAGAAAAGAGGTGTGGTAGTAGTAGGTTGTTCTACAGACACAGAGCAAACTCATTTGGCATGGTTACGTACTCCAAGAAAACAAGGAGGTATTCAAGGTGTTAATTATCCTATCATTGCAGATACTGACAAAACTATTGCAAACAACTTTGGAGTTTTAGGTGGTTCTTATCAAATGGCTGAGAATGGTCAATTGGAGTTTGTAGGAGAGCCTGTAGCTTTCAGAGGTACTTTCTTAATTGACAAAGAAGGTATAGTACGTCATGAGGTGGTAAACTATTTTCCAATCGGAAGAAGTGTAGACGAAGAACTTAGAACTATTGACGCTTGGCAGTTTAGCCAGAAATATGGCGAGGTTTGTCCAGCAAACTGGCAGTCTGGCGACGATACGCTAAAAGAAAGTCATGAAAGTGTATCTGAGTATCTTTCTGCCAACGCCTAA
- a CDS encoding thioredoxin family protein produces MLKRTSLLLITALLFLGTTSFKKEKEAGINWMSIEEAYAAAQKNPKKVIIDVYTDWCGWCKVMDKKTFTNPEVVKYVNENFYAVKLDAESKQDITLGTTTYKYNAQNRANDIAVALLQGKMSFPSMVYLDEEFNMIQPIPGYMEARAFHEVITFIGGDYHKSEAFDTYKATTYKDIFKTALVSL; encoded by the coding sequence ATGTTAAAAAGAACTTCACTTTTACTGATTACTGCTTTATTATTTTTAGGAACTACTTCTTTCAAAAAAGAAAAAGAAGCCGGGATAAATTGGATGAGCATTGAAGAAGCTTATGCTGCCGCTCAAAAAAATCCAAAGAAAGTAATTATTGATGTTTATACCGATTGGTGCGGATGGTGTAAGGTGATGGACAAGAAAACTTTCACTAATCCGGAAGTGGTTAAATATGTGAATGAAAACTTTTACGCCGTCAAGCTAGACGCGGAAAGTAAACAAGACATTACTTTAGGCACTACAACTTATAAGTATAATGCTCAAAACAGAGCCAACGACATTGCTGTGGCCCTATTGCAAGGTAAAATGAGTTTCCCTAGTATGGTTTATTTAGATGAAGAGTTTAATATGATTCAGCCTATACCAGGTTATATGGAAGCAAGAGCATTTCACGAAGTCATAACATTTATAGGTGGAGATTACCACAAAAGCGAAGCCTTTGACACTTATAAGGCTACAACCTATAAAGACATTTTTAAAACCGCTTTAGTGAGCTTGTAA
- a CDS encoding porin has product MDFFRKAMTLMVLLCLNFTTELIAQKVESVSSNWYERLGFGGYTQLRYNRLFETTDQLECDQCDKSLGADGGFFLRRSRVKFAGNVAPKMYAYLQFDMATSGGNSLSHLLSLKDAYFDVALDDEREYRFRIGQSKVPYSFENMQSSSNRLALDRNDALNSAAKDERDLGVFFYYTPVEIRKRLAFLTKSGLKGSGDYGMFGFGLYNGQGAGRVEKNDNIHAVIRMTYPFEFTNGQLVETSIQAYKGKYTIPLSEGNLSNQDLFDDERIGGTLVVYPQPFGFQTEYNIGKGPEFNPGLMTTELKKLKGGYAQVMYRIEKGDHTFIPFIKYQYYDGGKKFEIDARSYLVKDTEIGVEWQYNKYLELVALYMISDRTFEDGIRPIHHVQGNTLRLQLQLNY; this is encoded by the coding sequence ATGGATTTTTTTAGAAAGGCTATGACCTTAATGGTCTTGTTATGCCTAAATTTCACAACAGAACTGATAGCTCAGAAGGTTGAATCAGTCAGTTCTAATTGGTATGAAAGATTGGGTTTTGGAGGTTATACTCAGTTAAGATATAATAGACTTTTCGAAACTACTGACCAGCTAGAGTGCGACCAATGTGATAAATCATTAGGAGCAGATGGAGGATTTTTTCTAAGAAGATCACGTGTTAAATTTGCTGGTAATGTGGCCCCTAAAATGTATGCTTATCTGCAATTTGATATGGCTACTTCGGGGGGGAATTCACTTTCTCACCTTTTAAGTCTTAAAGACGCCTATTTCGATGTAGCACTAGATGACGAGAGAGAGTATCGCTTCAGAATTGGTCAAAGTAAGGTACCTTATAGTTTTGAAAACATGCAGTCGTCCAGTAATAGGCTTGCTTTGGATAGAAATGACGCCCTGAATTCGGCAGCAAAAGATGAGCGTGATTTGGGCGTGTTCTTCTATTATACGCCGGTTGAAATCAGAAAACGACTTGCTTTTTTGACTAAAAGTGGTCTAAAGGGTTCTGGCGACTATGGAATGTTTGGTTTTGGACTTTATAATGGACAAGGAGCTGGGAGGGTTGAGAAAAATGATAATATTCATGCTGTTATTAGAATGACCTATCCTTTTGAATTTACTAACGGTCAGTTAGTAGAAACTAGTATTCAGGCCTATAAAGGTAAATACACCATACCGTTAAGTGAGGGGAATCTTTCTAATCAAGACTTATTTGATGATGAAAGAATTGGCGGAACACTGGTAGTTTATCCTCAACCTTTTGGTTTTCAAACAGAATATAACATCGGAAAAGGCCCTGAGTTTAACCCAGGACTAATGACAACAGAGCTAAAAAAACTTAAAGGGGGCTATGCTCAAGTAATGTATAGAATAGAAAAAGGAGATCACACCTTTATACCATTTATAAAGTATCAATACTATGATGGCGGAAAGAAGTTTGAGATAGACGCTCGCTCTTATTTAGTAAAAGATACCGAGATTGGCGTAGAGTGGCAATATAATAAGTACTTGGAATTAGTAGCTCTTTATATGATTTCTGACCGAACTTTTGAAGATGGCATAAGACCTATTCATCATGTTCAAGGAAATACCCTCAGGTTACAGCTGCAATTAAACTATTAA
- a CDS encoding inorganic phosphate transporter codes for MFGIEAGLLAILVVALLFACLFEFINGFHDTANAVATVIYTNSLKPNHAVIWSGLMNFLGVVTGGVGVGISIIYLLPVELLIDQNIYHSIAMVMAMLISAIIWNFGTWYLGLPSSSSHTLIGAILGVGLGYALLPENTIGLAAVNWEKAQSVFTGLLLAPLLGFSMAIALMFLLKNSINKKLQRIVFSEPKKGTVPPTWIRLILIGTCTLVSFFHGKNDGQKGIGLVMLILIGILPTIYGITSIKDFRKLEPEVTSIDAIVSKIDTIGLGSSEESQINSIKSNILVLQNAFKDENANKLEIRGAILSISSNSKKLLQSENINLSSRDKKELGLLATKEEKGIRKATDYAPLWVILLISISLGLGTMIGWKRIVVTVGEKIGKTHLTYAQGASAELVAAITIGLATGFGMPVSTTHTLSSGIAGSMVANKGIKNLQSGTVKSIALAWVLTLPVSIFLSASLFLLFRWLIG; via the coding sequence ATGTTTGGAATTGAAGCCGGATTGCTAGCGATTTTGGTTGTTGCATTGCTTTTTGCATGCCTTTTTGAATTTATCAATGGATTTCATGATACTGCTAATGCCGTAGCTACAGTAATTTATACCAACTCGCTTAAGCCAAACCATGCTGTAATTTGGTCTGGTTTAATGAATTTCTTGGGAGTTGTTACCGGTGGGGTAGGAGTGGGTATTAGCATTATTTATTTACTTCCCGTAGAATTATTAATTGACCAAAATATATACCACAGCATAGCCATGGTTATGGCCATGCTGATTTCGGCAATAATTTGGAATTTTGGAACATGGTATTTAGGCTTGCCTTCTTCTAGTTCTCATACATTAATAGGAGCTATTTTAGGAGTAGGTTTAGGATATGCCTTATTGCCAGAAAATACTATTGGACTGGCCGCAGTAAACTGGGAAAAGGCTCAGAGTGTTTTTACTGGACTCTTGCTAGCCCCATTATTGGGTTTCTCCATGGCCATTGCCTTAATGTTCTTATTGAAAAACTCTATAAATAAGAAGCTACAAAGAATCGTGTTCTCTGAGCCCAAAAAAGGAACGGTGCCACCCACCTGGATAAGATTGATCCTTATTGGAACCTGTACACTAGTTAGTTTTTTTCACGGTAAAAATGATGGACAAAAAGGCATTGGCCTTGTCATGCTCATTCTAATTGGAATTTTGCCTACTATTTATGGTATAACATCCATAAAAGATTTTCGGAAATTGGAACCTGAAGTGACATCGATTGATGCCATTGTTTCGAAAATAGATACGATTGGTTTAGGGAGTTCAGAAGAATCTCAAATCAATAGCATTAAATCGAATATTCTGGTATTGCAAAATGCATTTAAAGATGAGAATGCGAATAAACTTGAAATCAGAGGGGCTATTCTAAGTATTTCTAGTAATAGCAAAAAACTTCTGCAATCTGAAAATATTAACTTAAGCAGTAGGGATAAAAAAGAATTAGGACTGCTGGCCACTAAAGAAGAAAAGGGAATTCGTAAAGCAACAGATTATGCACCTTTATGGGTGATTCTGTTAATATCAATTTCTTTAGGACTAGGAACTATGATTGGCTGGAAAAGGATAGTAGTGACAGTGGGCGAAAAAATAGGTAAAACTCATTTGACCTATGCCCAAGGAGCTTCTGCGGAGTTAGTGGCAGCCATAACCATTGGTTTGGCCACAGGCTTTGGGATGCCCGTAAGTACTACGCATACGCTTTCTTCAGGTATTGCAGGGTCTATGGTGGCAAATAAAGGGATAAAGAATTTACAATCTGGAACGGTGAAATCTATTGCATTAGCTTGGGTGCTAACATTGCCTGTATCTATTTTTTTATCAGCTTCTTTGTTCCTTCTATTTCGATGGTTAATTGGTTGA
- the ispF gene encoding 2-C-methyl-D-erythritol 2,4-cyclodiphosphate synthase, translating into MNIKIGHGYDVHELAAGYELTLGGIKIPHTVGSMGHSDADVLLHAICDALLGALSLGDIGLHFKNTDPQWKGADSKIFLKEVNRMINEKGWKVGNIDSTLILQEPKIGKYVPAMKKAIAECIGVPEDCVSIKATTAENMGFVGRKEGLEAHAVCLLFKD; encoded by the coding sequence ATGAATATTAAAATTGGACATGGTTATGATGTCCACGAGTTAGCGGCTGGCTATGAACTAACCTTGGGTGGAATAAAAATACCTCATACTGTAGGTTCTATGGGGCACTCTGATGCCGATGTACTTTTACATGCCATTTGTGATGCACTTCTAGGAGCCCTTTCTTTGGGAGACATTGGACTTCACTTCAAGAATACCGACCCACAATGGAAAGGTGCTGATAGTAAGATTTTTCTAAAAGAGGTCAATAGAATGATAAACGAAAAAGGCTGGAAAGTTGGAAACATTGACTCCACCTTAATTCTTCAAGAACCCAAAATTGGAAAATATGTACCTGCCATGAAGAAGGCCATTGCAGAATGTATAGGTGTACCGGAAGACTGTGTTAGCATAAAAGCTACTACTGCCGAGAATATGGGTTTTGTGGGAAGAAAAGAAGGTTTAGAAGCACATGCTGTTTGTTTACTTTTTAAGGATTAA
- a CDS encoding amidohydrolase family protein, translated as MPNKYTLLILTLFVSSIAIAQQIAIGESTDGEISFEEYTPKSTLIVESNIPTTAKFPFIDIHNHQFGMDTKAKLDDIVHDMDSLNMKVMINLSGRGWARDVDKSTKTLEGYVKAVNDNYPDRFIIFTNIDFNGISEEGWTERAVKMLEDDVKLRGAGGLKIYKSLGFNVTNADGSVVAVNDKRIDPVWDMAGKLGIPVLIHTAEPASFWNPLNRYNERWLELKTHPRRARDTSNGDYSFEDLIEQQHDVFAKHPNTTFINAHMGWYANDLQKLDSLMIALPNTYVEIGAVIAELGRQPRAANKFFTKWQDRVLFGKDSWKPEEYQTYFHVLETEDEYFQYHKKYHAFWPMYGLGLSDEVLKKLYYKNALKILPSIDKSMFPN; from the coding sequence ATGCCAAACAAATATACCCTCCTAATACTTACACTCTTTGTCTCTTCAATAGCAATAGCTCAGCAAATAGCTATTGGCGAAAGTACTGATGGTGAAATTTCTTTTGAAGAATACACCCCAAAGTCAACACTTATAGTAGAGTCTAATATACCTACCACCGCAAAGTTTCCTTTTATAGATATCCATAATCATCAGTTTGGTATGGATACCAAAGCGAAACTGGACGACATAGTGCATGACATGGATAGTCTTAACATGAAAGTCATGATTAACCTAAGTGGACGTGGTTGGGCAAGAGACGTTGATAAGTCTACTAAAACACTAGAAGGCTATGTAAAGGCGGTCAACGATAATTATCCTGATAGATTCATCATATTTACCAACATTGATTTTAATGGTATAAGCGAAGAAGGCTGGACAGAAAGAGCGGTCAAAATGCTAGAAGACGATGTCAAACTTCGTGGGGCTGGAGGACTTAAAATTTATAAAAGCCTTGGCTTCAATGTTACCAACGCTGATGGAAGTGTGGTAGCCGTTAATGACAAAAGGATTGACCCAGTATGGGATATGGCGGGTAAATTAGGCATCCCAGTTTTGATTCATACGGCCGAGCCTGCTTCATTCTGGAATCCCTTAAATAGATATAACGAAAGGTGGCTTGAGCTAAAAACGCACCCAAGAAGAGCTAGAGATACATCGAACGGCGACTACTCTTTTGAGGATTTGATAGAACAACAGCATGATGTTTTTGCCAAGCATCCCAACACTACATTCATAAACGCTCACATGGGATGGTATGCGAACGACCTTCAAAAACTAGACAGCTTGATGATTGCTCTGCCGAACACATATGTAGAAATAGGAGCCGTAATAGCCGAACTTGGTCGTCAGCCTAGAGCCGCCAATAAGTTTTTCACTAAATGGCAAGACCGTGTTCTTTTTGGAAAAGATTCTTGGAAACCTGAAGAGTATCAAACCTATTTTCATGTTTTAGAAACGGAAGACGAGTATTTCCAATACCACAAAAAGTACCACGCATTCTGGCCAATGTACGGCTTAGGTCTTTCCGATGAGGTTTTAAAGAAACTATACTATAAAAACGCTTTGAAAATACTTCCAAGCATTGACAAGAGTATGTTCCCCAATTAG
- a CDS encoding transposase → MSASIRDIKANSSKWINEKQLVKGKFEWQEGFGAFTLGHSQLPTIINYIKKQEEHHSKKSFKEEYLQFLNAYEVDYKEAYLFDEM, encoded by the coding sequence TTGTCTGCGAGCATCAGGGATATCAAGGCAAATTCATCTAAATGGATAAATGAAAAACAGTTGGTGAAAGGAAAGTTTGAATGGCAAGAAGGATTTGGAGCCTTTACTTTGGGGCATTCTCAACTACCAACTATCATTAATTATATCAAAAAACAAGAGGAACACCACAGCAAGAAATCGTTTAAAGAAGAATATCTTCAGTTTTTAAATGCTTATGAAGTTGACTATAAAGAAGCTTATTTATTTGATGAAATGTAA
- the ltrA gene encoding group II intron reverse transcriptase/maturase codes for MIEQILQAKNLTKARRKVELNGGSAGVDGMQTTELKSYIEQHGECILTSIVNCKYLPSPILAVEIPKASGGTRILGIPTVTDRWLQQAVSQQLAMKFELDFEDESYGFRPKRNLHQAVLQAQKFINDGFQDIVDIDLSKFFDEVEHYKLLQLIYNKVKCPITLRLIRKWLRAPIMKNGKLHKRRKGVPQGSPLSPLLSNIMLDQLDKELKSKGLKFIRYADDFSIYCKSKAEAKRIGNYVYLFLRDKLELPINKAKSGIRRPSNFELLGHGFVPTYKKGEKGKYQLVVKESSWQSLKRKLKAATKKTKPYSFDLRLAKIKEVYRGWVNNYRLASIHGKLKALDEWLRNRLRYCIWTDWKKPERKRKNLIRLGVNHIQAYRWSRTRMGGWATAQSPILKTTITLEKLRLRGYESMLDYYQRLQPEIQ; via the coding sequence ATGATAGAGCAAATTTTACAAGCTAAAAACCTCACTAAGGCTCGCCGAAAGGTTGAGTTGAACGGAGGTTCGGCAGGCGTCGACGGGATGCAAACAACCGAACTGAAATCGTACATCGAACAGCACGGAGAATGCATACTGACCTCGATTGTCAATTGCAAGTATTTACCAAGCCCTATCTTGGCGGTAGAAATACCAAAAGCGAGTGGTGGAACCCGAATACTGGGTATACCCACCGTAACCGACCGATGGTTACAACAAGCTGTAAGTCAGCAACTGGCTATGAAGTTTGAGCTCGACTTTGAGGACGAAAGCTACGGTTTTCGCCCAAAGAGGAATTTGCACCAAGCAGTTTTACAAGCCCAAAAGTTCATCAATGATGGCTTTCAGGATATTGTAGATATTGATTTGAGTAAGTTTTTCGACGAAGTAGAGCATTACAAACTTCTGCAACTCATCTACAACAAGGTAAAATGCCCCATCACTCTGCGTTTAATACGCAAGTGGCTTCGTGCACCAATCATGAAAAATGGTAAACTTCACAAACGCCGCAAAGGAGTACCACAAGGCAGTCCATTGAGTCCATTATTGTCAAACATTATGCTTGACCAACTGGATAAAGAACTCAAAAGTAAAGGCTTAAAGTTTATCCGCTACGCCGATGATTTTAGCATCTATTGCAAGTCAAAAGCAGAAGCCAAACGGATAGGTAACTATGTTTATCTCTTTCTAAGAGACAAGCTAGAACTACCCATCAACAAGGCAAAAAGCGGCATACGCAGACCTTCTAATTTTGAGCTTTTGGGTCATGGCTTTGTGCCTACTTACAAAAAAGGTGAGAAAGGCAAATACCAACTTGTAGTAAAAGAAAGTAGCTGGCAATCGTTAAAACGCAAGCTAAAGGCAGCCACCAAAAAGACCAAACCATACAGTTTTGACCTGCGACTAGCCAAAATCAAAGAAGTTTATAGAGGATGGGTGAACAACTACCGCTTAGCTAGTATTCACGGCAAACTCAAAGCTCTTGACGAATGGTTAAGGAATAGGTTGAGATACTGTATTTGGACTGACTGGAAAAAGCCGGAACGCAAGCGAAAGAACCTGATTAGGCTTGGCGTAAACCATATTCAAGCGTACCGATGGAGCAGAACTAGAATGGGAGGATGGGCAACTGCTCAAAGCCCTATTTTAAAGACTACCATCACGCTTGAGAAGTTAAGGTTACGAGGTTACGAAAGTATGTTGGATTATTATCAACGCTTACAACCAGAGATTCAATGA
- a CDS encoding xylulokinase, which yields MYLLGLDIGTSSIKASVVDAKTKKVVASAQYPDTETAISSPKAGWAEQSPEMWWENSQKAIERVIAKGGFDTKDLVSIGISYQMHGLVMIDKEKNVLRPSIIWCDSRAVEVGEKAFKQIGEEKALSHLLNSPGNFTASKLAWVKENEPAVFEKCHKIMLPGDYIGMMLTNEITTSNSGLSEGIFWDFCDNQVSEDVMKTYGFDMDLIPKIQPVFSNHGEVSKEIADKTGIPAGIPVAYKAGDQPNNALSLNVVNPGEIAATAGTSGVVYAVSDKVSYDPKSRINSFAHVNHQLDEQTRIGILLCINGTGILNSWVKHNIAKGLDYPEMNQAAAKVNIGSNGLSVLPFGNGAERMLENKLVGAQFMNIDFNQHSDAHIYRASQEGIAFSLKYGFDMMQANGVIPKVIRAGQANMFLSDVFSETLVNATQTPVELYDTDGAKGAALGGGFGAGIFDSLEQTMEGLTLLKVIEPKENNKDAYQEAYQSWLNALALCV from the coding sequence ATGTACTTACTAGGACTCGACATCGGAACATCTTCTATCAAAGCATCTGTGGTAGACGCTAAAACCAAAAAAGTTGTAGCATCTGCTCAATACCCAGATACGGAAACAGCTATTTCTTCCCCAAAAGCGGGTTGGGCAGAGCAATCTCCTGAAATGTGGTGGGAAAACTCTCAAAAAGCTATTGAAAGAGTTATAGCCAAAGGTGGTTTTGACACCAAAGACCTAGTTTCGATAGGAATCTCTTATCAGATGCATGGTTTGGTGATGATTGACAAAGAAAAGAATGTGCTTCGTCCATCAATCATCTGGTGCGATAGCCGTGCAGTGGAAGTGGGCGAAAAAGCTTTTAAGCAAATAGGAGAAGAAAAAGCCTTATCTCATTTATTAAACTCACCAGGTAATTTCACAGCCTCAAAACTGGCGTGGGTAAAAGAAAACGAACCAGCGGTTTTTGAAAAGTGCCATAAAATAATGCTTCCGGGTGATTATATAGGCATGATGCTTACTAATGAAATCACCACATCTAACTCTGGTCTGTCAGAGGGTATCTTTTGGGATTTCTGTGACAATCAAGTTTCGGAAGATGTAATGAAAACTTACGGGTTTGACATGGATTTAATTCCAAAAATTCAGCCCGTTTTCTCAAACCACGGTGAAGTATCAAAAGAAATAGCAGATAAAACTGGTATCCCAGCAGGAATTCCAGTCGCTTATAAAGCAGGCGACCAACCAAACAACGCTCTATCATTAAACGTGGTAAACCCTGGTGAAATAGCCGCTACTGCGGGAACATCAGGTGTAGTTTACGCAGTAAGCGACAAAGTTTCTTACGACCCAAAATCGAGAATAAACTCTTTTGCCCATGTCAATCACCAATTAGACGAGCAAACCAGAATAGGTATTTTACTTTGTATAAACGGTACAGGGATTTTGAACTCTTGGGTAAAACACAACATTGCCAAAGGCTTAGATTATCCTGAAATGAATCAGGCAGCTGCCAAAGTTAATATTGGCTCTAACGGACTTTCCGTTTTACCTTTCGGAAACGGTGCAGAGCGTATGCTAGAAAACAAACTGGTAGGTGCTCAGTTTATGAATATTGATTTTAATCAGCACAGCGATGCTCATATATACAGAGCTTCCCAAGAAGGAATTGCATTCTCCTTGAAGTATGGTTTTGATATGATGCAGGCCAATGGAGTAATTCCTAAAGTAATTAGAGCAGGACAAGCCAATATGTTTTTAAGTGATGTTTTCTCTGAAACATTGGTCAATGCTACACAAACTCCCGTAGAGCTTTATGACACCGACGGTGCAAAGGGAGCCGCCTTAGGAGGCGGTTTTGGTGCAGGAATATTTGATTCTTTGGAACAAACTATGGAAGGTTTAACTTTGTTAAAAGTGATAGAACCAAAGGAAAACAATAAAGATGCTTACCAAGAAGCTTATCAAAGCTGGTTAAATGCACTAGCTTTGTGCGTCTGA
- a CDS encoding DEAD/DEAH box helicase, translated as MKFVQYRISEEIKKSLEQQDFKKPTDIQYKAIPPILKGEDVLAIAQTGTGKTAAFAIPIIHLINEKKKKFKHKGIKCLVMAPTHELAIQINQVFQTLGKYTRIKTFALFGGTDQAPQIDKLSSGIDVLVTTPGRMFDLRSQGHLDLSTVEILVLDEADHMLDLGFIDDIRDVIRYLPANRQTLFFSATINETIKKLAYSLVRNAIRIQISPKDPVSKNIVHSLVYVEMDDKRFFLERIIKENPDKKMIVFVRTKVRAERVMAAMKRVEIDSETIHSGKEHSDRKDVMHHFRTDENKILIATDVSARGIDIPNVDLVINYDLPDVPENYVHRVGRTGRGMNKGQALAFCATEEKGYLVEIEEYLGGSIEVLNLGKEEYKETLDFTKNESNTTWKDIQKEIEMAEQANIKHRKKKVKDKAKKKKKKK; from the coding sequence ATGAAGTTTGTCCAATACCGTATTTCCGAAGAGATTAAAAAAAGTCTTGAACAGCAAGATTTCAAGAAACCTACTGATATTCAATACAAGGCTATTCCGCCTATATTGAAAGGAGAGGATGTTTTAGCTATTGCCCAAACGGGTACTGGAAAAACAGCCGCCTTTGCTATTCCAATCATTCATCTTATCAATGAGAAGAAGAAAAAGTTTAAACACAAAGGCATAAAATGTTTGGTGATGGCTCCTACCCATGAGCTAGCCATTCAAATAAATCAAGTTTTTCAAACTTTAGGTAAATACACCAGAATAAAGACATTTGCTCTTTTTGGAGGAACAGACCAAGCTCCACAAATAGACAAACTATCTTCTGGCATTGACGTTTTAGTTACTACGCCAGGTAGAATGTTTGACCTGAGAAGTCAGGGTCATTTAGACTTGAGTACGGTAGAAATTCTAGTTTTAGATGAGGCTGACCACATGTTAGACCTCGGTTTTATAGATGACATAAGAGACGTGATAAGATATTTGCCAGCAAACAGGCAAACACTCTTTTTCTCTGCCACCATTAATGAAACTATTAAAAAACTGGCTTACTCTTTAGTTAGAAACGCCATTAGAATTCAAATTTCACCTAAAGACCCTGTCTCTAAAAACATTGTCCACTCGCTGGTTTATGTAGAAATGGATGACAAGCGATTCTTTTTAGAGCGTATTATCAAAGAGAATCCTGATAAAAAGATGATAGTTTTTGTGAGAACTAAGGTTCGAGCAGAAAGAGTTATGGCTGCCATGAAACGTGTGGAGATTGACTCTGAAACTATTCATAGTGGTAAAGAACACTCTGACAGAAAAGATGTAATGCATCACTTCCGTACAGATGAAAATAAGATTTTGATAGCTACAGATGTAAGTGCACGAGGCATTGACATTCCTAATGTAGATTTGGTTATAAATTATGATTTACCAGATGTGCCTGAAAACTACGTTCACCGTGTGGGCCGAACAGGCCGTGGCATGAATAAAGGGCAAGCTCTAGCCTTCTGTGCTACAGAAGAAAAGGGCTATTTGGTGGAGATAGAAGAATACTTGGGTGGTTCTATTGAGGTTTTAAACCTTGGTAAAGAAGAATACAAGGAAACTTTGGATTTTACTAAAAACGAGTCAAACACCACTTGGAAAGACATTCAAAAGGAAATAGAAATGGCCGAACAGGCTAACATCAAGCATCGTAAGAAAAAAGTTAAGGATAAAGCAAAGAAGAAGAAAAAGAAGAAGTAA